A part of Periophthalmus magnuspinnatus isolate fPerMag1 chromosome 14, fPerMag1.2.pri, whole genome shotgun sequence genomic DNA contains:
- the LOC117382011 gene encoding reticulon-4 receptor-like 1, with amino-acid sequence MFSRGCGGLELLLVLCGLDLSMPCPKKCICYTSPSTVSCQAHDINVVPEGIPAQSERVFLQNNKIEKLLHGHFSPTTTMLWLYSNNISHIQPSTFHGFDRLEELDLGDNRHLKVLDADTFMGLGRLHALHLYHCGLITLPQGIFAGLHNLQYLYLQDNQLEFLEDDLFIDLLNLSHLFLHGNRLWSLRQNTFRGLGVLDRLLLHQNKIQWIDRQAFHDLRRLTTLFLFNNSLTELSGSSMTLLPALEYLRLNDNPWECDCKALSLWDWLRRFRGSTSELLCTSPPELKGKDLKSLKKEQLPSCSSGEGHPRLQGHELDQAESLNHLNRHRSHHNHHQRPYLPHGDQYNLPSPSPLPRPPKGARRNCTRRGRKAKGGLNEVQILRDDKDYSPDEGKYDLSPSGRRKNKCIPRTSVGPPSGVQRVNNQALPLPPLPYPCLTLSLLLSILSVVFH; translated from the exons GTTGTGGCGGGCTGGAGCTACTGTTGGTTCTGTGTGGTCTGGACCTGTCTATGCCTTGCCCCAAAAAGTGCATCTGCTACACCTCTCCGAGCACCGTTTCATGCCAGGCGCACGATATCAACGTTGTCCCAGAAGGCATCCCGGCACAGAGCGAGCGGGTGTTTCTCCAGAACAACAAAATCGAGAAACTCCTGCATGGACACTTCTCGCCCACTACCACCATGCTCTGGCTCTACTCCAACAACATCTCCCACATCCAGCCCTCCACCTTTCACGGCTTTGACCggctggaggagctggaccTGGGGGACAATCGGCACCTAAAGGTCCTGGACGCGGACACCTTCATGGGGCTGGGGAGGCTTCACGCTCTGCACCTGTACCACTGCGGCCTGATCACTCTACCCCAGGGGATTTTCGCAGGCCTCCATAAtctccagtatctgtatttgCAG GACAACCAGCTGGAGTTCCTGGAGGACGACTTATTCATTGACCTGCTGAACCTGAGTCACCTGTTCCTCCATGGTAACCGTCTGTGGAGTCTGCGACAGAACACATTTCGGGGGCTAGGTGTTTTGGACCGGCTCCTGTTGCACCAGAACAAGATCCAGTGGATCGACCGACAGGCCTTTCACGACCTGAGACGCCTCACCACCTTGTTCCTCTTCAATAACTCCCTGACGGAGCTATCGGGCTCCAGCATGACCCTGCTGCCTGCACTCGAGTACCTGCGCCTCAATGACAACCCCTGGGAGTGCGACTGCAAGGCCCTGTCTCTGTGGGACTGGCTGCGGCGCTTTAGAGGCTCCACCTCCGAGCTGTTGTGCACCTCTCCTCCAGAGCTGAAGGGGAAGGACCTGAAAAGCCTCAAGAAGGAGCAGCtgccctcctgctcctctggggAGGGGCACCCTCGGCTGCAGGGACACGAGCTGGATCAAGCCGAATCTCTCAATCATCTCAATCGTCACCGAAGtcaccacaaccaccaccagCGGCCCTACCTGCCTCACGGCGACCAGTACAACCTGCCCTCCCCCTCGCCTCTGCCCCGCCCACCGAAGGGGGCCCGCAGAAACTGTACGCGCCGGGGCCGCAAGGCAAAGGGGGGCCTGAACGAGGTGCAGATCCTCCGAGATGACAAAGACTACTCTCCAGACGAGGGAAAATACGACCTGTCTCCATCGGGACGCAGGAAGAACAAGTGCATCCCCAGGACTTCAGTAGGCCCCCCCAGTGGGGTCCAGAGGGTCAATAATCAGGccctgcccctcccccctctgcccTACCCCTGTCTGACcctgtccctgctgctgtctATCCTCTCTGTGGTCTTTCACTGA